GGAAGGGAAAACGGTTGTGACGGAGTAATAGTAGCCGGTGGAGGTAAGGCCATAGATGCTGGCAAAGCAATAGCCAGTAAGCTTGGCGGCGAGGTCGTGGTCATTCCGACGATTGCAGCGACGGATGCACCAACAAGCGCATTATCCGTCATCTACACAACGGAGCACGTTTGGAAGGAGTACTGGTTTTACGACATCAACCCGGCGATGGTATTAATAGACTCGAAGATAGTGGCTGAGGCTCCAGCCAGATGGCTAGCAGCAGGTATGGGTGATGCCGCATCAAAGAAGTTCGAGGGAAGGGCATGCTACAGGACGGGCGCGAAGAACCTGGCCATAAAGCCTGAATGGCTCGGCGCAGGTCCAGACCTTGCATTCCTAATCTGCGAGAACCAATGGGAAAGGCTAAAGGCATACGGAGAGGCTGCGATGGATGCCGCAAGAAGAAAGGTCGTATCTCCGCAGCTAGAGGCGATAATAGAGACTAACGTACTGTTCAGCGGCCTTGGATTCGAGAGTGCGGGACTGGCAGCAGCCCACGCTGTCCACGACGGCATGACGCTGGCGGAACACCTAGTTCCGGAGGAGAAGAGGCCTG
Above is a genomic segment from Aigarchaeota archaeon containing:
- a CDS encoding glycerol dehydrogenase, encoding MLPGIKMMIFPRRFVMGPDALKVAPKLTKIYVKKPLLMGGKRALEACRKKGFQAGLEKEGVKFVEAVFGEGVPYGPECCEPEIDRLTKIGRENGCDGVIVAGGGKAIDAGKAIASKLGGEVVVIPTIAATDAPTSALSVIYTTEHVWKEYWFYDINPAMVLIDSKIVAEAPARWLAAGMGDAASKKFEGRACYRTGAKNLAIKPEWLGAGPDLAFLICENQWERLKAYGEAAMDAARRKVVSPQLEAIIETNVLFSGLGFESAGLAAAHAVHDGMTLAEHLVPEEKRPVHGELVFWGGFVQLISEDAPICEILEYATWGHKVGLPLTFEEMGFKP